From Phragmites australis chromosome 5, lpPhrAust1.1, whole genome shotgun sequence, a single genomic window includes:
- the LOC133918501 gene encoding zealexin A1 synthase-like — protein MEQLGNSMWLFLALLLPLVLLKLKRSDNNGLRLPPGPWRLPVIGSLHHLLRSSLAHRAMADIARRLDAPLIYLRLGEIPVVVASSPDAAREFMKTHDVNFATRPWNTTIKIMLADGEGLVFARYGALWRQLRKMSILQLLSARRVQSFRRVREEEVGRAVAAIAASQPGEAVNVSERIAVLIADSAVRTMMGDRFERREEFLENSAEAIKITGGFSLSDLFPSSRLPSLISGTERRAEANHRKQSELMDCAIRQHEERRAAMAAAADGTVQEDLVDVLLRIHKEGGLEVPLTMGIIRAVILDLFSAGSETSANTLQWAMSELIRNPKVMQKAQNEVRNNLQGRPTVTEDDLVDLKYVKLVIKETLRMHPVLPLLLPRECRESCKIMGYDIPKGTTVFINVWAINRDPNYWDDAEVFKPERFEASTIDFKGTDFEFTPFGAGRRMCPGMAFAQASMELVLATLLYHFDWELPARMPPSQLDMTEEMGITVRRKHDLYLHPVVRVPLQGAP, from the exons ATGGAGCAGCTCGGGAACTCCATGTGGCTCTTCTTggctctcctcctccctctcgtACTTCTCAAGCTCAAGAGGAGTGATAACAATGGCCTGAGGCTGCCGCCGGGCCCGTGGCGGCTGCCGGTCATCGGcagcctccaccacctcctccgaaGCTCGCTCGCCCACCGCGCCATGGCCGACATCGCGCGCCGGCTCGACGCGCCCCTCATCTACCTCAGGCTCGGGGAGATCCCCGTGGTCGTGGCGTCGTCCCCGGACGCCGCTCGCGAGTTCATGAAGACACACGACGTCAACTTTGCCACGCGCCCGTGGAACACGACCATCAAGATCATGCTGGCGGACGGGGAAGGGCTGGTGTTCGCGCGCTACGGCGCCCTGTGGCGGCAGCTCCGCAAGATGAGCATCCTGCAGCTGCTCAGTGCCCGCCGCGTCCAGTCGTTCCGCCGCgtccgggaggaggaggtcggccgCGCTGTCGCTGCCATCGCGGCGTCCCAGCCTGGCGAGGCCGTGAACGTCAGCGAGCGGATCGCCGTGCTCATCGCGGACTCGGCGGTGCGCACCATGATGGGCGACCGGTTCGAGAGACGGGAGGAGTTCCTGGAGAACTCCGCGGAGGCGATAAAGATCACCGGGGGCTTCAGCCTCAGCGACCTGTTCCCTTCGTCGAGGCTCCCAAGCCTCATCAGTGGCACGGAGCGTCGGGCGGAGGCGAACCACCGTAAGCAATCCGAACTGATGGACTGCGCCATCAGGCAGCACGAGGAGCGGAGGGCAGCCATGGCTGCGGCTGCAGACGGCACCGTGCAGGAGGATCTAGTGGACGTGCTCTTGAGGATACACAAGGAAGGTGGCCTTGAGGTGCCGCTCACCATGGGAATCATCAGGGCTGTCATCCTT GACCTTTTCAGTGCTGGGAGCGAGACATCGGCGAATACGCTCCAATGGGCCATGTCAGAGCTCATAAGAAACCCAAAAGTGATGCAAAAGGCACAGAACGAGGTACGCAACAACCTCCAAGGCAGGCCAACAGTGACCGAAGATGACTTGGTCGACCTGAAGTACGTAAAGCTCGTCATCAAAGAGACCCTAAGGATGCATCCGGTGTTGCCGCTGCTTCTCCCAAGGGAGTGCCGGGAGTCATGCAAGATCATGGGGTACGACATACCTAAGGGCACTACTGTATTTATAAATGTTTGGGCAATCAACAGGGACCCAAACTACTGGGACGATGCCGAGGTGTTCAAACCGGAGCGGTTCGAGGCTAGCACGATCGACTTCAAGGGCACAGACTTCGAATTCACGCCGTTCGGGGCGGGCCGGAGGATGTGCCCTGGTATGGCATTTGCGCAGGCGAGCATGGAGCTCGTACTCGCTACGCTCCTGTACCACTTCGACTGGGAGCTACCTGCCCGGATGCCGCCGAGCCAATTAGACATGACGGAGGAGATGGGCATCACCGTCCGAAGGAAGCATGATCTTTACCTGCATCCAGTTGTCCGTGTACCCCTCCAAGGTGCCCCCTAG
- the LOC133917380 gene encoding ent-isokaurene C2/C3-hydroxylase-like: MPELVKNPRVMRKAQAELHESLQGKPTVTEDDLINLKYIKLIIKEALRVHPVVPLLLPRECQEPRKIMGYDIPKGTTVFVNVWMISRDPKYWDEAETFKPERFEAGTVEFKGTDFEFTPFGSGRRMCPGMTFAQANMEQLLAMLLYHFDWELPEGLAPSELDMTEEVGITLGRKHDLYLNPFARVPMQAAP; the protein is encoded by the coding sequence ATGCCAGAGCTCGTGAAAAACCCAAGAGTGATGCGTAAGGCACAAGCCGAGCTGCACGAAAGCCTCCAGGGGAAGCCGACGGTGACGGAAGACGACTTAATCAACCTCAAGTACATAAAGCTCATTATCAAAGAGGCCCTAAGAGTGCATCCGGTGGTACCATTGCTTCTCCCAAGGGAATGCCAAGAGCCACGCAAGATCATGGGGTATGATATACCTAAGGGCACCACTGTGTTTGTGAATGTTTGGATGATCAGCAGGGATCCAAAGTACTGGGACGAAGCTGAGACGTTCAAACCCGAGCGGTTCGAGGCGGGCACGGTAGAGTTTAAAGGCACAGACTTCGAATTCACGCCCTTCGGGTCAGGTCGGAGGATGTGCCCTGGCATGACATTTGCGCAGGCCAACATGGAGCAATTGCTCGCCATGCTCCTATACCACTTCGATTGGGAGCTCCCCGAGGGGCTGGCGCCGAGCGAACTGGACATGACAGAGGAGGTGGGAATCACATTGGGAAGGAAGCACGATCTTTACCTGAATCCATTTGCTCGTGTGCCCATGCAGGCTGCTCCCTAG